In a genomic window of Babylonia areolata isolate BAREFJ2019XMU chromosome 3, ASM4173473v1, whole genome shotgun sequence:
- the LOC143279689 gene encoding dynein light chain Tctex-type 5-B-like, which translates to MTDHDKAREKAARLLRKQGSVSSLSSSDRHDRHHNKFETTSTVSYMDEPGHEDQFRPLVRLENTYQMEPHHRFPYSAVKNLMQDALDGYLAEEKYEPELCRQMSKTLSEVIKARIKELMIPRYKIICVVHIGQIGDQSMRISSRCLWDQNNDTYACSEFRNKSLFAVASVYGVYYE; encoded by the exons ATGACTGACCATGATAAAGCTCGTGAAAAAGCAGCAAGACTCCTTCGTAAACAGGGCAGTGTGTCTTCATTGTCCAGCAGTGATCGCCATGATCGACATCACAACAAGTTCGA AACGACCAGCACGGTCTCCTACATGGACGAGCCGGGCCATGAGGACCAGTTCCGGCCCCTGGTTCGCTTGGAGAACACCTACCAGATGGAGCCCCACCATCGTTTCCCCTACTCTGCCGTCAAGAACCTCATGCAGGACGCACTGGACGGGTATCTGGCCGAGGAGAAGTACGAACCGGAACTGTGCCGCCAGATGTCCAAAACATTGTCAGAG GTGATCAAGGCACGCATCAAAGAGCTAATGATCCCGCGGTACAAGATCATCTGCGTTGTGCACATCGGTCAGATTGGCGACCAGAGCATGCGTATCAGCAGCAGGTGTCTATGGGACCAGAACAACGACACCTACGCCTGCTCAGAGTTCCGGAACAAGTCCTTGTTCGCTGTTGCCTCTGTGTACGGAGTGTATTATGAGTGA